The genomic region ACTATGAAGTAATCAAACTGCCATATAACCCAAGAGATAAAATTGAATCAACCGGAGAGTTTTTATGAGGCTCACCTGAATGGGAGTGGAATATTACATGTATCTAGCTTAAGGTTGGCTTAGGAGAAAAGGGAATAGAAAAAATAAAGCAATTTTAAACATTCAAAAATCATCTTTTAAGCATGTAACCAACCTCTAGGCTTCCTCCGGAAGTTATCATTTAATCAATGCTGATAAATATCGCTATATTTTGCCTTCCACCTTTTATGAAACCAAAACCAACTTGAAGGATTCTTTCTAATAACTTCTTGGGTTAAATCTGCTTGAGCTTGTGTAGCCTCATAAATATCTGCTTGAGAATTTTGTGTTATTTTGGTGCGGATTGGAGGATAAAATCGAATTTGAAATTTTGAATAATCTTTATTGAAATCAATGAAAACAGGGACAATATTGACTTCAAACCTTCTTGAGAGAATAGAAGTAATCGTAGTATGGGTAGCTTCTTTACCAAAAAATTTTATCCATATCCCTTCATTTGATCCAATATTTTGATCTACCAATATTCCGGCCATTGCATTTCCCTTGGTATACATTTTGAGTAAATGTTTAAAAGCACCTTTTTTATCAATCAATTTTACACCACAAGCCTCTCTACGATTAATAATCAATTGATTGATAGCCTCATAATCTGTCAATCTCCCCAAAGATGCCAAATGGAATGAAGCATATCTTTCGGGCAATATAGTTGCCATCGCTTCCCAATATCCAAAATGCCCTCCCATCAGCACTGCCCCCTTATCTGCATCTAAAGAATCAAGAATATAGTGCTCATCAATAATTTCAAATTTTTGTTTGTATTTTTGCTTTGGTAAATAAATCACACGAATCCCTTCAAGAAGAATAAATGCAAAATTCCTGTAACACTGCTTGATAATCTGATATTTTTGAATTTTGGGCATATCCTCACCATAGACAAAATCTAAGTTTGCCATCGCATCTTTGAAGCGTTTTTTATCTAATTTTCTCATCACAAATGCGACAAAATCAATCGAGGCTAAAAACATTTTGTGGGGCATTTTGGCTAAAAAAAATCCAAAAAAATTAACAACCCATTCAATAAGCTTAGCAACAACTTTCATAACAATCCTCTGATTTCTTTATCAATAGTTTTTGGTTGAATTTTACTAATTGAAAAATCATTTTTATGATAATTAGCGCAGATATTGCCACTAAGTGAAATATTTTTAGTGCCAAATAATTTAAAACGTTCCATTGGAGTATTTCCGTATAAAGTAATAGAAGCCCTCTGCATAGCCCATGCTAAATGTGTTACACCCGTATCGCCTCCAATAACTATATCTACTTTTTTTATTAAAGCTTTCAGCTCATCTAAATTTAATTGGGGCAACAAAAAAACATCATTAGATGTGTTGATAGCATTAAAAATTTGTTGTGCTTTTTGAGGGTAGGCATGCCAAAGCAAAAGGATTTTTACATTTTCATCTCGCATTAGTTTTGCAAGCTCTATGTATTGTTGTACAGGATAGGTTTTGTTCTCTTTGGAAGCCTCCAAAACAAATAAGATTGTTTTTTTGTTCCCTTCAAAACAATCCAAAGCATCAATTTTGTTTTTTCCATTTTGAGTGCAACCAAAAACACTTTTTCTATCTTGCAAACAAACTTCAAGTCCGGCTTGTTCCCCAAATGCTCCATAAAGCAAACTTGCATTGCGTTCTAAAATATTTCTTTCATAAGGGATACAAATACCTTGATCATAGAATATTGAAGCCATTTTTTCACGAATAGAATTTTTATCAAACCCTACAAACTTGTCTTTTTTTAACAAACTTCCAATAACACTGGATTTTACAAGACCTTGCATATCAATAAGAATATCATATTTTTCATGAGATTTTAAATCCTGGTAAAGCCGATAAATATTAAAGGGATTAAAAGATTTTAACAATTTTTTCAAGGGTATTTTATGTAGTTTTTTGATACAAGGAGAATCATCTAAAATACCTCCAAATCTCTCATCCACAAACCAATCAATCTCGCAATTCGGATATAAAGTCTTCAAATAAGGCAAAAAAACTGCGCTAACAATAATATCTCCTAATGCAGAAAATCTAAGAATGCCTATTTTCAAATACAACCCTTATGAAAAAATTTAATCTCCAAAGCTATAGGCTTCACTAAACGCATCACAACCTCCTTGGATAAATAAATCTCATCAGGACTTGTGATTTGAAGTTGATTATTTTTATAGCAATAATCAATATGTCCGGAACTATCTGCAATGCACATAGCCTCTGCCATGCCTAAAATAAAGCTTAACCATTGCAATGTCAAAATAGGAGGCATAATATCACTGATGTGGGCGATAGAAATATCTTTTGGAATTTTTTTATTACTAAATTGCGCTAAAAGACAAATGATTGCTTTATCTTGATGAGAAAATCCATAATCTAATGCGTGGAGCAAAAAATAAGCGCTATGTTCATGAGCATCAAAAAAACTTAAAGTTCTCCCGATACTGGAAAATTGTCCGGCAATAGCTAAATGATATTGATATTTATCATCGATCTTATGTAAGGGTTTGAGAGCATCAAAAATTTTAAGACATTGAATCTTTACGTTTTTTCCATGTTTTGGGTGAAATAAAAATCTGTCTTTTAAGGAACTCAAAGAAGGATTTAAATTTGAAGGGAATGAATAGTTTTGATGGCGTAACAAATCACTCAAAAATACTCCTTCTCGCACACCTACACCGCTTGTAGTAAGCATATTAGACTCAAATTTATCAAGCAACATAGACAAAATCAACGCCCCACTGCGAATATTGTCTTTTCTATCCTCTGTAACTCCAAGCAAAACAAGCTTGTCTTCTTTGGTATTATAAATTTTTTCTATAAAATTAAAATGTTTTTTTATATCAACCTCATAACCATGAAGGACATCAATAGGGTATTTGGTATTTT from Helicobacter sp. 11S03491-1 harbors:
- a CDS encoding lipid A biosynthesis lauroyl acyltransferase, whose protein sequence is MKVVAKLIEWVVNFFGFFLAKMPHKMFLASIDFVAFVMRKLDKKRFKDAMANLDFVYGEDMPKIQKYQIIKQCYRNFAFILLEGIRVIYLPKQKYKQKFEIIDEHYILDSLDADKGAVLMGGHFGYWEAMATILPERYASFHLASLGRLTDYEAINQLIINRREACGVKLIDKKGAFKHLLKMYTKGNAMAGILVDQNIGSNEGIWIKFFGKEATHTTITSILSRRFEVNIVPVFIDFNKDYSKFQIRFYPPIRTKITQNSQADIYEATQAQADLTQEVIRKNPSSWFWFHKRWKAKYSDIYQH
- the waaC gene encoding lipopolysaccharide heptosyltransferase I, translating into MKIGILRFSALGDIIVSAVFLPYLKTLYPNCEIDWFVDERFGGILDDSPCIKKLHKIPLKKLLKSFNPFNIYRLYQDLKSHEKYDILIDMQGLVKSSVIGSLLKKDKFVGFDKNSIREKMASIFYDQGICIPYERNILERNASLLYGAFGEQAGLEVCLQDRKSVFGCTQNGKNKIDALDCFEGNKKTILFVLEASKENKTYPVQQYIELAKLMRDENVKILLLWHAYPQKAQQIFNAINTSNDVFLLPQLNLDELKALIKKVDIVIGGDTGVTHLAWAMQRASITLYGNTPMERFKLFGTKNISLSGNICANYHKNDFSISKIQPKTIDKEIRGLL
- a CDS encoding Ppx/GppA phosphatase family protein — protein: MAKITTVIDIGSNSARMAIFQKTSRFGFYLLSEIKSKVRISEGSYQFDGMLQEIPMQRALKTLIEFKQISQKYGSRKLLCVATSAIRDAPNAGDFIKRVREACGIGIKVIDGKKEAFYGGIACANLSHRKDGITIDIGGGSTECAFIQGGKIIDLISLDIGTIRLKELFFDKKQDIKYAKEFIKKELEKIPEFYKHENVFGVGGTIRAISKMIMKNTKYPIDVLHGYEVDIKKHFNFIEKIYNTKEDKLVLLGVTEDRKDNIRSGALILSMLLDKFESNMLTTSGVGVREGVFLSDLLRHQNYSFPSNLNPSLSSLKDRFLFHPKHGKNVKIQCLKIFDALKPLHKIDDKYQYHLAIAGQFSSIGRTLSFFDAHEHSAYFLLHALDYGFSHQDKAIICLLAQFSNKKIPKDISIAHISDIMPPILTLQWLSFILGMAEAMCIADSSGHIDYCYKNNQLQITSPDEIYLSKEVVMRLVKPIALEIKFFHKGCI